A portion of the Drosophila sechellia strain sech25 chromosome 2R, ASM438219v1, whole genome shotgun sequence genome contains these proteins:
- the LOC6608042 gene encoding F-actin-uncapping protein LRRC16A isoform X4 has translation MSTRSQLTKDLNESVKSILGRHTKILVKYMVKLETKGDKTENRVLVFTPVRVYLLSAKVPTKIECHFHYLDIVGVESKKSTHFSIVTNDRPYSFVTTGDAGNFSSNADVILTDLASAIKQIFPTVPLKYIIRKIDIQPPERETIFSEEFRPSDPRNVGPCGGFSAQYACMCDFHGVPYREEVAWDVDTIYLSHDTRVLNLRDFDHLEPKDLMAIVSALEYNTFFRGLKAAHMRLSHETLERILHVLKRSMWLEELHLEALGLRWDFLNKLSISVITNSNPAIRTIDLSHNIIEDKGAIHLAGPIAKVSKGLCKLALAHCGLTSKGVNQMSHSLTLNQSISNSLTYLDLSGNSLKDDITNLHNFLAQPNVLEHLDLASTDITLENLFGALLRGCATHLAHLNVSHNSFSTKKGKEIPPSFKQFFTSTFSLKHLNIAGCKLPMEALKNLLLGLACNESTAGLYLDLSSNTLGAQGAHVLESCIHGVRVLQSLDISDNNLDAELAPVLTAISKNPSIRTLHLTRSLTGMKPKHIPPVMDALVNLIQKDDFPLVELVLSENKLKHDLHDFINALGSNQSLQKLDISGNFMGDVGARLLAKALQINNRLRTIYMDKNGVTLQGYADIVYALEHNHSMRTIPFPVFDIAPHLKSHPDKTDAVMRKMQELLQRNCNGLKRATGQGFRLQHGFMLSSTHQLVDKLVAETQDTISLAKGGSESASAVQRLITDAENCKQLMPKLQEAVRNDSHPIEMKLTRVASELSYTIKSYLEETLETMMRTGIEQCPKTLGNQIVVQDLRKALAERLVVPEEFLQICLLNNAGSEIMNKVGEIEQSLAAAISDRATDEVLDALTRYRRGMGVAESPSVLLDEPQTPDIVRSRSSHDADGLIIRPGGRGSILPKLGLESPTATPHLPTKRRSLAKKVRPQSVVENLSLGHFPDLLESPSSHRSNSQLSARAAAGAAALVGATNMTDSIAVDDGGVDECCDSITELPSASFQLQHLVKGRPKRAKTRAPTRPLVTTECAGGSREIGEGLEHFFRPGSVTPTTLTPLVSPTSEECSSLSFVDSPTMSRDGNGHMTSEETTPILEERRPIKLERQSPLLKSASWATRSRSTDNLEKYSPLVGRKSPLVKMRTEGGPGSGSAGGAEETSMPSSNLLKATAREDKKRSPSSDSIKSHAAGEGSVIVKTGNGILRTPIVLQKPRPWSVVGSEPKAGGDLITGNGNADSSKTTPDKLEEDDVEVVTFGNTCSGSIVGITPGIALSTSGGGSIVGITPGGALEKKSVRELAAGLNRMELPLKPPVMPRTLLNATSARTSTSSTGSGSGSTSNSVSVSSSTTANTSMTVLNQSQTRSRIVSSTSSTGSTETITERSTTSTSSSSSSSHEKQHAKACANLISNEILSMRNGQLGAKSGSCAESGGVKRIAGKEISTLFEETLVEELQQSMATRRGFRDSAYTKEDVVDL, from the exons AAAGCGTCAAGTCCATTCTGGGACGCCACACAAAGATACTGGTCAAGTATATGGTCAAATTGGAGACGAAAGGCGATAAGACGGAGAATCGTGTTCTG GTTTTCACTCCCGTGAGGGTCTATTTGCTCAGTGCCAAAGTGCCCACCAAG ATCGAATGCCATTTCCACTACCTGGACATTGTGGGCGTCGAGAGCAAGAAGTCCACCCACTTCTCCATTGTGACCAACGATCGGCCCTACTCGTTCGTTACCACCGGCGATGCGGGCAATTTCAGCTCG AACGCTGATGTCATTCTAACCGACCTAGCCTCGGCCATCAAGCAGATATTCCCAACAGTTCCTCTAAAGTACATCATCAGAAAG ATTGATATACAGCCACCGGAGCGGGAGACCATATTCTCCGAGGAATTCAGACCCTCCGATCCCCGAAATGTGGGTCCCTGTGGTGGATTCAGTGCCCAGTACGCCTGCATGTGCGATTTCCATGGCGTTCCCTATCGCGAGGAGGTGGCTTGGGATGTGGACACCATCTATCTGTCGCACGACACGCGAGTCCTCAACTTGCGCGACTTTGACCACCTGGAGCCAAA AGACTTGATGGCCATCGTTTCGGCGCTGGAATACAACACGTTCTTTCGTGGCCTGAAGGCAGCCCACATGCGATTGTCCCACGAGACCCTGGAACGCATCCTGCACGTCCTTAAGCGTTCGATGTGGCTGGAAGAGCTGCACCTGGAGGCATTGGGCTTAAG ATGGGATTTCCTGAACAAGTTATCGATATCTGTGATAACGAATAGCAATCCCGCCATTCGCACCATCGATCTGAGCCACAATATAATTGAGGATAAAG GTGCCATTCATTTGGCTGGGCCCATAGCCAAGGTATCCAAAGGCCTGTGCAAACTGGCCTTGGCCCACTGCGGACTAACTTCGAAGGGCGTCAACCAGATGTCGCACTCGCTGACGCTCAATCAAAGTATTTCCAACTCGCTCACGTATCTAGACCTAAGTGGTAATAGTCTCAAAGATGATATAACC aATTTGCACAATTTCCTGGCTCAACCCAATGTGCTGGAGCACTTGGATCTGGCCTCGACTGACATCACGCTGGAAAAT TTGTTTGGAGCTCTGTTGCGCGGCTGCGCCACGCATTTGGCCCACCTGAACGTGTCGCACAACTCGTTCAGCACAAAGAAGGGCAAGGAGATTCCGCCCTCGTTCAAGCAGTTCTTCACCAGCACCTTCAGCTTAAAGCACCTCAACATCGCCGGCTGCAAACTTCCCATGGAGGCATTGAAGAACCTGCTGCTTGGCCTGGCCTGCAACGAGTCTACAGCCGGACTTTATCTGGATCTCAGCAGTAACACGCTGGGCGCCCAAGGTGCCCATGTGCTTGAATCCTGCATCCATGGAGTGCGAGTTCTGCAAAGCCTAGACATCAGCGATAACA ATCTTGATGCTGAGCTAGCGCCCGTGCTGACAGCCATTTCCAAGAACCCCTCGATTCGGACGCTTCACCTGACCCGCAGTCTAACGGGCATGAAGCCGAAGCACATTCCGCCCGTTATGGACGCCCTGGTGAACCTCATCCAGAAGGACGACTTTCCGCTGGTGGAGCTGGTACTGTCGGAGAATAAACTGAAGCACGACCTGCACGACTTCATCAACGCTCTGGGCAGCAACCAAAGCCTTCAGAAGCTGGACATCAGTGGCAACTTCATGGGGGATGTGGGCGCCCGACTCCTGGCCAAAGCCCTGCAGATCAACAACCGGTTGCGTACCATATATATGGACAAGAACGGAGTGACGTTGCAGGGCTATGCGGATATCGTTTACGCGTTAGAGCACAACCACAGTATGCGCACCATTCCCTTTCCCGTTTTCGATATTGCTCCGCATCTGAAAAGCCACCCGGATAAGACGGATGCGGTGATGCGTAAGATGCAGGAGCTGCTGCAGCGCAACTGCAATGGATTGAAGCGGGCCACCGGACAAGGATTCCGCCTGCAGCACGGCTTCATGCTCTCCTCCACGCACCAGCTGGTGGATAAGTTGGTGGCCGAGACGCAGGACACCATTTCGCTGGCCAAGGGAGGCAGTGAATCCGCCTCGGCGGTGCAGCGCCTGATTACCGACGCCGAAAACTGCAAGCAACTGATGCCAAAGCTGCAAGAGGCCGTTCGCAACGACAGTCATCCCATCGAAATGAAGCTGACCCGAGTGGCCAGTGAACTGAGCTACACGATTAAGAGTTATCTGGAGGAGACCCTGGAGACGATGATGCGCACTGGCATCGAGCAGTGTCCCAAAACGCTGGGCAACCAGATCGTAGTTCAGGATCTTCGAAAGGCTCTTGCCGAGCGTTTGGTGGTGCCCGAGGAATTCCTGCAGATCTGTCTGCTCAACAACGCCGGCAGCGAGATTATGAACAAAGTTGG TGAGATCGAACAATCCCTGGCCGCCGCCATCTCAGATCGGGCTACGGATGAGGTGCTGGATGCCCTGACCCGCTACCGCCGTGGCATGGGCGTCGCGGAGTCGCCATCGGTGCTGCTGGACGAACCGCAGACGCCGGACATCGTGCGCAGTCGCTCCAGTCAT GATGCGGATGGTTTGATCATACGACCGGGTGGAAGAGGCTCGATATTGCCCAAACTGGGCTTGGAATCGCCCACT GCCACACCGCATCTGCCCACCAAGCGACGCAGTCTGGCAAAGAAGGTGCGTCCCCAGTCCGTGGTGGAGAATCTCAGCCTGGGCCACTTCCCTGACCTCCTGGAGTCACCCTCCTCGCACCGCTCAAACTCCCAGTTGTCTGCCCGTGCTGCTGCCGGTGCCGCCGCCTTGGTGGGAGCTACCAATATGACCGACAGCATCGCTGTGGACGACGGAGGAGTGGATGAGTGTTGCGACTCCATCACTGAGCTGCCCAGCGCCTCGTTCCAGCTGCAGCATCTGGTCAAAGGTCGCCCGAAGCGGGCCAAAACGCGTGCACCCACTCGGCCGTTGGTCACCACCGAGTGTGCCGGGGGCAGCAGGGAAATCGGCGAAGGTTTGGAACACTTCTTCCGGCCCGGTTCTGTTACGCCCACTACCCTGACTCCCCTAGTTTCTCCTACGTCGGAGGAATGCAGCTCCTTGTCGTTTGTGGACAGTCCCACGATGAGCCGCGATGGGAATGGACACATGACCTCCGAGGAGACCACTCCCATTCTTGAGGAACGCCGACCAATTAAATTGGAGCGCCAGTCGCCATTGCTCaaaa gTGCGTCATGGGCCACCCGCTCCCGGTCCACGGACAATCTAGAGAAGTATTCGCCACTGGTGGGTCGTAAGTCCCCGCTGGTCAAGATGCGAACAGAAGGAGGTCCCGGCTCGGGATCTGCCGGCGGCGCTGAGGAGACGTCCATGCCCAGTTCTAATCTGCTTAAGGCAACCGCCCGAGAGGACAAAAAGCGTTCGCCCAGCAGCGATTCGATCAAAAGCCATGCCGCAGGCGAGGGTAGTGTGATTGTGAAGACTGGCAACGGCATCTTGCGAACACCCATAGTTCTGCAGAAGCCGCGTCCGTGGTCAGTTGTGGGAAGCGAGCCAAAGGCAGGCGGGGATCTTATAACAGGCAATGGGAATGCCGACTCTAGCAAGACCACGCCGGATAAACTAGAAGAAG ATGACGTCGAGGTAGTGACATTTGGAAATACCTGCAGTGGCTCAATTGTTGGCATCACGCCGGGCATAGCTTTATCCACCAGTGGCGGTGGAAGCATTGTGGGCATTACACCAG GAGGTGCCCTCGAAAAGAAGTCTGTGCGAGAACTAGCAGCGGGTCTCAACAGAATGG AACTCCCCCTAAAGCCGCCCGTTATGCCAAGAACCCTGCTGAACGCGACGAGTGCGCGCACGAGCACGTCCTCCACAGGCTCAGGCTCAGGCTCCACCTCCAATAGTGTATCAGTCAGCTCTTCCACGACCGCCAACACTTCGATGACAGTATTAAACCAGAGTCAGACACGATCACGGATCGTGAGCTCGACGAGCAGCACTGGCAGCACCGAGACCATCACAGAgcgcagcaccaccagcactaGCAGCAGCTCATCCAGCAGCCACGAGAAGCAGCATGCCAAGGCCTGTGCCAATTTAATCAGCAACGAAATCCTCAGTATGCGCAACGGACAGTTGGGAGCCAAGTCTGGAAGCTGCGCAGAAAGTGGTGGTGTGAAGCGGATCGCCGGCAAGGAGATCTCCACGCTATTCGAG GAGACATTAGTTGAAGAACTGCAGCAGAGCATGGCGACCAGACGCGGTTTTAGAGACTCGGCCTACACCAAGGAGGATGTCGTTGATTTATAA
- the LOC6608042 gene encoding F-actin-uncapping protein LRRC16A isoform X3, which yields MSTRSQLTKDLNESVKSILGRHTKILVKYMVKLETKGDKTENRVLVFTPVRVYLLSAKVPTKIECHFHYLDIVGVESKKSTHFSIVTNDRPYSFVTTGDAGNFSSNADVILTDLASAIKQIFPTVPLKYIIRKIDIQPPERETIFSEEFRPSDPRNVGPCGGFSAQYACMCDFHGVPYREEVAWDVDTIYLSHDTRVLNLRDFDHLEPKDLMAIVSALEYNTFFRGLKAAHMRLSHETLERILHVLKRSMWLEELHLEALGLRWDFLNKLSISVITNSNPAIRTIDLSHNIIEDKGAIHLAGPIAKVSKGLCKLALAHCGLTSKGVNQMSHSLTLNQSISNSLTYLDLSGNSLKDDITNLHNFLAQPNVLEHLDLASTDITLENLFGALLRGCATHLAHLNVSHNSFSTKKGKEIPPSFKQFFTSTFSLKHLNIAGCKLPMEALKNLLLGLACNESTAGLYLDLSSNTLGAQGAHVLESCIHGVRVLQSLDISDNNLDAELAPVLTAISKNPSIRTLHLTRSLTGMKPKHIPPVMDALVNLIQKDDFPLVELVLSENKLKHDLHDFINALGSNQSLQKLDISGNFMGDVGARLLAKALQINNRLRTIYMDKNGVTLQGYADIVYALEHNHSMRTIPFPVFDIAPHLKSHPDKTDAVMRKMQELLQRNCNGLKRATGQGFRLQHGFMLSSTHQLVDKLVAETQDTISLAKGGSESASAVQRLITDAENCKQLMPKLQEAVRNDSHPIEMKLTRVASELSYTIKSYLEETLETMMRTGIEQCPKTLGNQIVVQDLRKALAERLVVPEEFLQICLLNNAGSEIMNKVGEIEQSLAAAISDRATDEVLDALTRYRRGMGVAESPSVLLDEPQTPDIVRSRSSHDADGLIIRPGGRGSILPKLGLESPTKLEYLNLATPHLPTKRRSLAKKVRPQSVVENLSLGHFPDLLESPSSHRSNSQLSARAAAGAAALVGATNMTDSIAVDDGGVDECCDSITELPSASFQLQHLVKGRPKRAKTRAPTRPLVTTECAGGSREIGEGLEHFFRPGSVTPTTLTPLVSPTSEECSSLSFVDSPTMSRDGNGHMTSEETTPILEERRPIKLERQSPLLKSASWATRSRSTDNLEKYSPLVGRKSPLVKMRTEGGPGSGSAGGAEETSMPSSNLLKATAREDKKRSPSSDSIKSHAAGEGSVIVKTGNGILRTPIVLQKPRPWSVVGSEPKAGGDLITGNGNADSSKTTPDKLEEDDVEVVTFGNTCSGSIVGITPGIALSTSGGGSIVGITPGGALEKKSVRELAAGLNRMELPLKPPVMPRTLLNATSARTSTSSTGSGSGSTSNSVSVSSSTTANTSMTVLNQSQTRSRIVSSTSSTGSTETITERSTTSTSSSSSSSHEKQHAKACANLISNEILSMRNGQLGAKSGSCAESGGVKRIAGKEISTLFEETLVEELQQSMATRRGFRDSAYTKEDVVDL from the exons AAAGCGTCAAGTCCATTCTGGGACGCCACACAAAGATACTGGTCAAGTATATGGTCAAATTGGAGACGAAAGGCGATAAGACGGAGAATCGTGTTCTG GTTTTCACTCCCGTGAGGGTCTATTTGCTCAGTGCCAAAGTGCCCACCAAG ATCGAATGCCATTTCCACTACCTGGACATTGTGGGCGTCGAGAGCAAGAAGTCCACCCACTTCTCCATTGTGACCAACGATCGGCCCTACTCGTTCGTTACCACCGGCGATGCGGGCAATTTCAGCTCG AACGCTGATGTCATTCTAACCGACCTAGCCTCGGCCATCAAGCAGATATTCCCAACAGTTCCTCTAAAGTACATCATCAGAAAG ATTGATATACAGCCACCGGAGCGGGAGACCATATTCTCCGAGGAATTCAGACCCTCCGATCCCCGAAATGTGGGTCCCTGTGGTGGATTCAGTGCCCAGTACGCCTGCATGTGCGATTTCCATGGCGTTCCCTATCGCGAGGAGGTGGCTTGGGATGTGGACACCATCTATCTGTCGCACGACACGCGAGTCCTCAACTTGCGCGACTTTGACCACCTGGAGCCAAA AGACTTGATGGCCATCGTTTCGGCGCTGGAATACAACACGTTCTTTCGTGGCCTGAAGGCAGCCCACATGCGATTGTCCCACGAGACCCTGGAACGCATCCTGCACGTCCTTAAGCGTTCGATGTGGCTGGAAGAGCTGCACCTGGAGGCATTGGGCTTAAG ATGGGATTTCCTGAACAAGTTATCGATATCTGTGATAACGAATAGCAATCCCGCCATTCGCACCATCGATCTGAGCCACAATATAATTGAGGATAAAG GTGCCATTCATTTGGCTGGGCCCATAGCCAAGGTATCCAAAGGCCTGTGCAAACTGGCCTTGGCCCACTGCGGACTAACTTCGAAGGGCGTCAACCAGATGTCGCACTCGCTGACGCTCAATCAAAGTATTTCCAACTCGCTCACGTATCTAGACCTAAGTGGTAATAGTCTCAAAGATGATATAACC aATTTGCACAATTTCCTGGCTCAACCCAATGTGCTGGAGCACTTGGATCTGGCCTCGACTGACATCACGCTGGAAAAT TTGTTTGGAGCTCTGTTGCGCGGCTGCGCCACGCATTTGGCCCACCTGAACGTGTCGCACAACTCGTTCAGCACAAAGAAGGGCAAGGAGATTCCGCCCTCGTTCAAGCAGTTCTTCACCAGCACCTTCAGCTTAAAGCACCTCAACATCGCCGGCTGCAAACTTCCCATGGAGGCATTGAAGAACCTGCTGCTTGGCCTGGCCTGCAACGAGTCTACAGCCGGACTTTATCTGGATCTCAGCAGTAACACGCTGGGCGCCCAAGGTGCCCATGTGCTTGAATCCTGCATCCATGGAGTGCGAGTTCTGCAAAGCCTAGACATCAGCGATAACA ATCTTGATGCTGAGCTAGCGCCCGTGCTGACAGCCATTTCCAAGAACCCCTCGATTCGGACGCTTCACCTGACCCGCAGTCTAACGGGCATGAAGCCGAAGCACATTCCGCCCGTTATGGACGCCCTGGTGAACCTCATCCAGAAGGACGACTTTCCGCTGGTGGAGCTGGTACTGTCGGAGAATAAACTGAAGCACGACCTGCACGACTTCATCAACGCTCTGGGCAGCAACCAAAGCCTTCAGAAGCTGGACATCAGTGGCAACTTCATGGGGGATGTGGGCGCCCGACTCCTGGCCAAAGCCCTGCAGATCAACAACCGGTTGCGTACCATATATATGGACAAGAACGGAGTGACGTTGCAGGGCTATGCGGATATCGTTTACGCGTTAGAGCACAACCACAGTATGCGCACCATTCCCTTTCCCGTTTTCGATATTGCTCCGCATCTGAAAAGCCACCCGGATAAGACGGATGCGGTGATGCGTAAGATGCAGGAGCTGCTGCAGCGCAACTGCAATGGATTGAAGCGGGCCACCGGACAAGGATTCCGCCTGCAGCACGGCTTCATGCTCTCCTCCACGCACCAGCTGGTGGATAAGTTGGTGGCCGAGACGCAGGACACCATTTCGCTGGCCAAGGGAGGCAGTGAATCCGCCTCGGCGGTGCAGCGCCTGATTACCGACGCCGAAAACTGCAAGCAACTGATGCCAAAGCTGCAAGAGGCCGTTCGCAACGACAGTCATCCCATCGAAATGAAGCTGACCCGAGTGGCCAGTGAACTGAGCTACACGATTAAGAGTTATCTGGAGGAGACCCTGGAGACGATGATGCGCACTGGCATCGAGCAGTGTCCCAAAACGCTGGGCAACCAGATCGTAGTTCAGGATCTTCGAAAGGCTCTTGCCGAGCGTTTGGTGGTGCCCGAGGAATTCCTGCAGATCTGTCTGCTCAACAACGCCGGCAGCGAGATTATGAACAAAGTTGG TGAGATCGAACAATCCCTGGCCGCCGCCATCTCAGATCGGGCTACGGATGAGGTGCTGGATGCCCTGACCCGCTACCGCCGTGGCATGGGCGTCGCGGAGTCGCCATCGGTGCTGCTGGACGAACCGCAGACGCCGGACATCGTGCGCAGTCGCTCCAGTCAT GATGCGGATGGTTTGATCATACGACCGGGTGGAAGAGGCTCGATATTGCCCAAACTGGGCTTGGAATCGCCCACT aaATTGGAATATCTCAACCTT GCCACACCGCATCTGCCCACCAAGCGACGCAGTCTGGCAAAGAAGGTGCGTCCCCAGTCCGTGGTGGAGAATCTCAGCCTGGGCCACTTCCCTGACCTCCTGGAGTCACCCTCCTCGCACCGCTCAAACTCCCAGTTGTCTGCCCGTGCTGCTGCCGGTGCCGCCGCCTTGGTGGGAGCTACCAATATGACCGACAGCATCGCTGTGGACGACGGAGGAGTGGATGAGTGTTGCGACTCCATCACTGAGCTGCCCAGCGCCTCGTTCCAGCTGCAGCATCTGGTCAAAGGTCGCCCGAAGCGGGCCAAAACGCGTGCACCCACTCGGCCGTTGGTCACCACCGAGTGTGCCGGGGGCAGCAGGGAAATCGGCGAAGGTTTGGAACACTTCTTCCGGCCCGGTTCTGTTACGCCCACTACCCTGACTCCCCTAGTTTCTCCTACGTCGGAGGAATGCAGCTCCTTGTCGTTTGTGGACAGTCCCACGATGAGCCGCGATGGGAATGGACACATGACCTCCGAGGAGACCACTCCCATTCTTGAGGAACGCCGACCAATTAAATTGGAGCGCCAGTCGCCATTGCTCaaaa gTGCGTCATGGGCCACCCGCTCCCGGTCCACGGACAATCTAGAGAAGTATTCGCCACTGGTGGGTCGTAAGTCCCCGCTGGTCAAGATGCGAACAGAAGGAGGTCCCGGCTCGGGATCTGCCGGCGGCGCTGAGGAGACGTCCATGCCCAGTTCTAATCTGCTTAAGGCAACCGCCCGAGAGGACAAAAAGCGTTCGCCCAGCAGCGATTCGATCAAAAGCCATGCCGCAGGCGAGGGTAGTGTGATTGTGAAGACTGGCAACGGCATCTTGCGAACACCCATAGTTCTGCAGAAGCCGCGTCCGTGGTCAGTTGTGGGAAGCGAGCCAAAGGCAGGCGGGGATCTTATAACAGGCAATGGGAATGCCGACTCTAGCAAGACCACGCCGGATAAACTAGAAGAAG ATGACGTCGAGGTAGTGACATTTGGAAATACCTGCAGTGGCTCAATTGTTGGCATCACGCCGGGCATAGCTTTATCCACCAGTGGCGGTGGAAGCATTGTGGGCATTACACCAG GAGGTGCCCTCGAAAAGAAGTCTGTGCGAGAACTAGCAGCGGGTCTCAACAGAATGG AACTCCCCCTAAAGCCGCCCGTTATGCCAAGAACCCTGCTGAACGCGACGAGTGCGCGCACGAGCACGTCCTCCACAGGCTCAGGCTCAGGCTCCACCTCCAATAGTGTATCAGTCAGCTCTTCCACGACCGCCAACACTTCGATGACAGTATTAAACCAGAGTCAGACACGATCACGGATCGTGAGCTCGACGAGCAGCACTGGCAGCACCGAGACCATCACAGAgcgcagcaccaccagcactaGCAGCAGCTCATCCAGCAGCCACGAGAAGCAGCATGCCAAGGCCTGTGCCAATTTAATCAGCAACGAAATCCTCAGTATGCGCAACGGACAGTTGGGAGCCAAGTCTGGAAGCTGCGCAGAAAGTGGTGGTGTGAAGCGGATCGCCGGCAAGGAGATCTCCACGCTATTCGAG GAGACATTAGTTGAAGAACTGCAGCAGAGCATGGCGACCAGACGCGGTTTTAGAGACTCGGCCTACACCAAGGAGGATGTCGTTGATTTATAA